The segment CTTTTGGTACAAGGTGATGCTTGTTggagcattttttatttttttttagtttacaatGCTGATTTACTCTTCTTCTTAACAAATTTATTGTGTCTGGAATCATTCCTTTGAGATGATGGATCATCTCTCTGCTGCTATGTAGGTAGGTTTTGAGTGCATTCTTGCCagatattttttgttcatttattggTTTTTGTGTGGTGATTCCCTAAGAAGACAATGAAACACCTTCACATGCACATGACTTATGACTCATTGAAAGTGCTTTTAGGCTACAGCAAGACATACTAAATGATTGAAGTGTTTTCAATTTGGTTATATGATTTCATGAACTTGGCTAAATCCATGAATCGGTAACTTCATATGGGCCAGAGGTAATAGTTATGGGAATAGTACTGGGCTCTCTTTTTCTCCCTTCTAATTTGTCACAACCTTGTCTGTTTCCTCGTCTCTTTAGACTTCCTGTTGATGATTAGTgtcaaatcatatttaaaatagaaagcTGTCCAACAGCTACTTGGTTCATCAGTCCAGAATTTTGAAGATATAAAAGGCAACATGTTTGATGtcagggttttttttctttcttattcttaGGGTGTGTGTGTGTTGGGAAAGCCACCTTCCAGAGCTagaagttcaaaattttgacaaatttactaaGAGACTAGAGTCCAAAACATTAATTAACCCCTAGCTGACCATAAGAAAAGCAGTTGCGGCATGGCATATTTGTtgccttttctttccttcctattcacatatttatggttattatttttgttcattttcagaCCGTGTATGACCATGACACATTCAGCAAAGATGACAAGATGGGAGATGCAGAATTCACAATCAATCCATATCTAGAAGCTTTACGGATGCATTTGGAAGGCCTCCCCAGTGGTACCATAATTTCAAGAGTACAACCGAGCAGGCAAAACTGCCTGGCAGAGGAGAGCTGCATTGTCTGGACCGATGGCAGGGTTGTCCAAGACATCTGCCTCAGATTGCGAAATGTTGAATGTGGTGAAGTAGAACTCCAACTGCAATGGATCGACCTTCCGGGTTCCAAGGGCCTATAGAGTTTATCAATGTTCATCATCCATTTGTTCCCATGCTCAAGTAGTTGGGGTCTTTCGAAGCTCTCATTGCCCAGTATCTTTTGAGTCTCATTTTGAGGGTGGTTTGCTCAAACATGTATAAGAACCTGAGCTTGTAACCTATATTACCTATTCAAATGACTTATATAGCTTAGTAAATAGAaccatgtttttccttttttggttcttttctgGTTATATATGTCAAGGCATTCCCAGCTTGCAAGTCAATGAAAAACTCTTCTTAGTGGGTGTCTCAATGTGTGTTGGCATGGAAAGAAAATGTGTttctataaattatattaaaactgTGGATGGATTGTTAGCATCTTTTCCAGGTTTATGGTATCTGCTGTGCTGTAAGGGCTGCTTCCTAGATGGTTCATGATGACTGTTTCAACCCATccctaatttttccttaatatccTCCCCGCTCATCCTTGTTTGGATGAATTACTTCTAACGTATGCAGGGCATGCCAGACTCAAATATGCTGTTAAACAACTTAAACCTGTGTCACTGTAAGCAGACTCTGGCTTCGATGGACTTGAGATTGAATTTAGTTAATGTGGCACTAATCTAATTTCTTAACATGATTGTCAGCTGCCCTAGGCTCTTTGCTGTGTCTTGCTTATTAAGAATTTCAACTTTGCAAGAAGGGATGGTGATATATATGACAACATAGAAAACTAATATGTAATAAGAGTAGATATGCAGGGAAGTAAATTGTGATGAAGGTAAAATGGGGAATCTATACATTGCAGACAAACTTAAGTGTGGTGGAAAATAAAGACCAATAAAGTTCAAAGATTAAACTGCAAGTAAATTAAATTGCTCTTGATTGTTCAATCATTCATAACCAGAgttacttttaataaataatcaCTATGACTTGGGCTTGGTCAATCATTTTCTTAGTTGTTAAGGTGAAGAATTGAActaagaattttccttttttcgtCATCAATCCAATTACGTTTCACAATTTAGTATTTTGTTTTATCATCAATTCAATCATCAAAGTGAactcaaattaaaatatattgtagtCTTCATTAATTCTAAGTTGATCCTAAGAAATGATAAGTTAGCATACCTATTGTTGATCGATGTATCATTTCCCAAGGATTTCAAATCATAGTGGATAAGAAAGAAgtcataaataaaagaaaatatctctaCAAGACAATTGTATAATTACATATTAATTAGATATGTTGCTAAAATCTTTAAGTTGCTTCGactaaaacaaattgaaaattacTTCTCATAAC is part of the Vitis riparia cultivar Riparia Gloire de Montpellier isolate 1030 chromosome 17, EGFV_Vit.rip_1.0, whole genome shotgun sequence genome and harbors:
- the LOC117934427 gene encoding protein C2-DOMAIN ABA-RELATED 4-like, translating into MESPPKSPNRTSGTSLMENLLGLLRVRVKRGINLAVRDVRSSDPYAVIKMGKQKLKTRVMKKNVNPEWNEDLTLSISDPNLPIKLTVYDHDTFSKDDKMGDAEFTINPYLEALRMHLEGLPSGTIISRVQPSRQNCLAEESCIVWTDGRVVQDICLRLRNVECGEVELQLQWIDLPGSKGL